The genomic stretch AGCGGAGATGTTCGCGTCCCCCAATGAACAAGATCGATACCCACAACAACAGGGGCGGCGACGAGCGCTCGACCGCCACCAGCCTCTTGCGGCTTGGTACAAGGCTGAAGCTCTCCCGGCAGACGCGTGGCCTGACCCTGAAGGCGCTCGCTGCCGCAGCCAACTGCTCTGAAAGCCTGCTTTCCAAGGTCGAGAACGGCAAGGTGTCGCCCTCGCTGCCCATGCTTCACCGGCTTGTGGAGGTGCTCGGCACCAATATCGGCTGGATGTTCGAGGAGTCCGATGGCGAGGAAGGCATCGTCTTTCGGGCCGGAGCGCGGCCGCTGATCGCGCTCGATCCGCTGCGACGCGGCGAAGGCATTTCGCTCGAGCGCGTCATTCCCTATTCGCCCGGCCATCTCTTGCAGTGCAACATCCATCATATCGAGGCGGGCGGTGAAAGTGCTGGCCCGATCCAGCATGCCGGCGAGGAAGTCGGCTATCTCCTGGAAGGAGCCATCGAACTGATGGTCGGTGAAAGGACGTTTCGCCTGTCTGCAGGCGATTCCTTCGTTTTCAACTCCGAACTGCCGCACTGGTACCGCAATATCGGCGATGAACGCGCCAGCATTTTCTGGGTGAACACGCCGGCTACATTCTGATCTGGCGAGCCCCTCGTTTCCCTTCGTTGAAGCTAATTCAAGTCACTTGACAAGAAATCAAGTATCTTGAATTATGCCCTTGCGCCCAGGCGCCAGGTGAGCCCGATCAAGGGCCTTTTCCGAAAAACCAAGGGGAACCGGAATGCGTCTTACCAAGATCCTTTCAGGCTGCGCCGCAGCCATCGCCATGACCCTCGCGCTCGGCTCTGCCTCCGCCATGGCCGAGACCTACGCGCTCGTCACCATCAACCAGCAGGCTTTGTTCTTCAACCAGATCAATGACGGGGCGACGGCTGCTGCAAAGGCCGCCGGCGTCGACCTCGTCATCTTCAACGCCAACAATGTGCCGAGCGCACAGAACGACGCGATCGAGAACTACATCACCCAGAAGGTCGACGGCATCATTCTCGTCGCTATCGATGTCAACGGTGTGAAGCCGGCGATCACCGCGGCCAAGGCCGCCGGCATTCCGGTCATTGCCATAGACGCGCAGATCCCGAATGGCGACAACGTCGCTTTTGTTGGCGTCGACAACACCAAGGCCGGCGAGGATATCGGCAAATTCTACGCAGACTACGTCAAGACCAAGCTGAACGGCACCGCCAAGATCGGCGTCGTCGGCGCGCTCAATTCGTTCATCCAGAACCAGCGCCTTGATGGCTTCAAGAAGGCCGTCACCGACAGCGGCCAGAAGGTCACCTTCCTCGACACCGTCGATGGCCAGAACGTGCAGGACGTCGCCTTGTCCGCCTCCGAGAACCTGATGACAGCCAATGCCGACATGACGACGCTTTATGCCACCGGCGAGCCGGCTCTGCTCGGCGCGGTTTCCGCCGTCACCAGCCAGGCCCGCACGGGCGACGTTAAGGTGTTCGGCTGGGACCTGACCAAGTCAGCGGTGCAAGGTCTCGAAGAAGGCTGGGTGATCGCCGTCGTCCAGCAGGATCCGGCTGGTGAAGGCAAGGCCGCCATCGAAGCCTTCGGCAGGCTGAAGAAGGGCGAGAAGATCGATCCGATCATCAATGTTCCGATCACCATCGTGACCAAGGAAAATGTCGGCCAGTTCAAGGACATGTTCAAGTAATATCCTCCCAAGGACGCCCGGGCCGCGCATCGACCTCATGGGTTGCCCGCGCGGCCCGGCGATCGGTTGAACTTGTCGCCTAGAGAATTGGAACCATGATGAGCGATGGCGAGACCTACCGCGTCAGGATGACCGGTATTTCCAAACGGTACGGCCCTATCCAGACATTGGACGATGTTGCGCTGAACCTGAAGCCCGGCGAGGTGCTCGGCTTGGTCGGTGACAATGGCGCCGGCAAATCCACCCTGAGCAAGGTTCTGTCCGGCGCGGTCATTCCGGACTCAGGAACCATTGAGATCGACGGCAAAGCTGTTTCGTTTTCGTCACCAGCCGATGCCCGCGGCGCGCGCGTGGAAATGGTCTACCAGGACCTTTCGCTCTGCGACACGGTGGATGTGGCGGGCAATCTCTTCCTCGGCCGCGAGCCGCGCCGCCATGTGCTCGGCGTGCCCTTTCTCGACAACAGACGCATGCACGACCAGACGCGCGAGATGCTCGACCGGCTCGGTATCGTCATCGCCGACACCAGACTCAAGGTCGAAAACCTCTCCGGCGGACAGCGCCAGTCGATCGCCATCGGCCGCGCCGCCTCCTTCGATCCGTCGGTGCTGATCATGGACGAACCGACCGCCGCCCTTGCTGTGGCGGAAGTCGAGGCGGTTCTGGACCTCATCCGTGCCGTCAGCGCCCGTGGCGTCAGCGTCATCCTCATCACCCATCGGCTGCAGGATCTGTTCCTTGTCTGCGACCGCATCCAGGTCATGTATGAAGGCCGCAATGTCGCCGAACGCAAGATCGGCGACACCAGCATCGAGGAGGTCGTCAACCTGATCGTTGGCCGGAAATTCACGGCACGTTCGGCTCGCGCCAGCCGCGATGAGGGAGTGCAGCTATGAACGTCACCTCTCCATCTGCAGATATTGGCGCCTCGCCGCTCAAGCGCGCCCACAACAGCACCTGGAAGGATGTAGCGGTAGCCAATGGCAGCGTCGTCTCCATCGCGCTGTTCTTCATCGTTGTCTGTGTGGTCTTCTCGCTAATCACCGGTTCCTTCCTGACGACGCCCAATCTGCTCAACATCGTGCGCCAGTCGGCGCCGCTACTGATCGTCGCGGCCGCCATGACCTTTGTCATCACCACCGGTGGCATCGATCTCTCGGTCGGGTCCGTGCTGGCGTTGACGGCGACGCTGTCAGCCGTCCTGCTGCAAGCTGGCCTGCCTTGGCCACTGGTCGTCGTCGCCATGCTGGCGCTGGGAGCGGCGATAGGCGCCTTGCAGGGTTTCTTCATCGCCTATGAGCGCATACCGGCCTTCATCGTCACGCTTGCCGGTCTCTCGGTCATTCGCGGCGTGGCGCTGCTG from Mesorhizobium sp. NZP2077 encodes the following:
- a CDS encoding cupin domain-containing protein; translated protein: MNKIDTHNNRGGDERSTATSLLRLGTRLKLSRQTRGLTLKALAAAANCSESLLSKVENGKVSPSLPMLHRLVEVLGTNIGWMFEESDGEEGIVFRAGARPLIALDPLRRGEGISLERVIPYSPGHLLQCNIHHIEAGGESAGPIQHAGEEVGYLLEGAIELMVGERTFRLSAGDSFVFNSELPHWYRNIGDERASIFWVNTPATF
- a CDS encoding substrate-binding domain-containing protein yields the protein MRLTKILSGCAAAIAMTLALGSASAMAETYALVTINQQALFFNQINDGATAAAKAAGVDLVIFNANNVPSAQNDAIENYITQKVDGIILVAIDVNGVKPAITAAKAAGIPVIAIDAQIPNGDNVAFVGVDNTKAGEDIGKFYADYVKTKLNGTAKIGVVGALNSFIQNQRLDGFKKAVTDSGQKVTFLDTVDGQNVQDVALSASENLMTANADMTTLYATGEPALLGAVSAVTSQARTGDVKVFGWDLTKSAVQGLEEGWVIAVVQQDPAGEGKAAIEAFGRLKKGEKIDPIINVPITIVTKENVGQFKDMFK
- a CDS encoding ATP-binding cassette domain-containing protein translates to MSDGETYRVRMTGISKRYGPIQTLDDVALNLKPGEVLGLVGDNGAGKSTLSKVLSGAVIPDSGTIEIDGKAVSFSSPADARGARVEMVYQDLSLCDTVDVAGNLFLGREPRRHVLGVPFLDNRRMHDQTREMLDRLGIVIADTRLKVENLSGGQRQSIAIGRAASFDPSVLIMDEPTAALAVAEVEAVLDLIRAVSARGVSVILITHRLQDLFLVCDRIQVMYEGRNVAERKIGDTSIEEVVNLIVGRKFTARSARASRDEGVQL